The genomic DNA GCTGTCTGGCTCGAGATTGCCGCCGAGGTCCGAATGGCCTTCTTGGCAGTACTTGGAGCCAGAGAAAAGCTTGTGCTGCAACATGAAGCGGAACAAATCGTCTTGGAACTGGCAAGCATCACCCACGAACGGGTTGCCGCCGGTGAACTCGCTGTCACTGAGGAGATACGGGCCGAGGCAAGAAAAGCCGGGGCCATGGCAGACACTCAGAGATTCGAACGCCTTTTGACCGAGGCGGAACTTAATCTTGCTTCAGTGCTGCTGGCAGATGAGGTAACGGTAGACACGACCGAACACCTTCCACAGGAGGTTGCCATTCCAGATAAGCTTACACTGCTCGAAGGAATCAACACCTCCCCCATACTTACCCTTGCCCGGAGCGAGACGCAGCGCGCCGCAGCCGACCTGTCACTGGAGCAGGCCAACTCATGGGCAAACCCTGCTGTATCCCTTGCTATTCGCGACATTCCAGACAAAGATGCCCGCGCCGTCGCAGTGGGGATCTCCATCCCCCTGCCGCTCTTTCAGCGCAATCAAACAGCGCTTGCCGCAGCCAATGCCTCAGCGCAGAAGGCAAGCGCCAATCAGGACAACACCACTCGCCGACTACACATGGAACTAATCAAGGCCCACACTCTCCTTGTCGCGGCAGACAGAGAGGTGCGCACCTTGCGGAGCCAAGTTCTGAGCCGCTCTGCTGAGGCCGCCGAGGCGGTCCGCGAAGGATTTCGTTACGGAAAATTCCGCTACAGCGATGTGTTAGAGGCCTTTCAAAACCAGGTAGAGATAAAAGCCCGCCACCTGGATGCGCTCCTCGAGCTCAACCGGAGTGCAATCACCCTCGACCGTCTGCTCGGCAAACCTTCACTCTCTGAATTTTCACCAAAAAAACTATCGGCCTCTGACCACAGGAGCACACCATGAGCAAAACCAAAACAACTCTCTTGATCATCTTCATCGCACTACTGACCGCTCTTGCCGGGGCCGGAGGTTTTTTCTTTGCCAGCCGCGTGCATCAAAAGCCTGAACAGACGTCACCTCCAACCGGGACGTCGACTGCCCCTTCCGAAGAAGCCGCCCATGGACATGAAGAAGACCACCATGAAGAGCATCCGCAAGCAGCCGCCAGCCATGACGAAAAAGTCGATGAGCACGGACATGCCAAAGAAGAAAGTGGCCACGACGGTCATGATCACGGTGCGGAAGGTTCCGATCTGGACCGGCCAGTTGATGAGATGTGGGCCGCCAGTTGCGAACACAATATACCTCAACACGAGTGCGACGAGTGCCGTTACGAGATCGGCATGGTCAAGCTTGACGCCGTCCTGCTGGGTGACCAAGGCCTGGTTCGCACCGGTTTTCCTACAAAACGTCACAGCTCCCACGAGGAACGAGCCATGACAGGAGAGGTGCAACTCGATGAAACCCGCACCGTGCACATGGCAAGCCCCTTGACCGG from Desulfobulbaceae bacterium includes the following:
- a CDS encoding TolC family protein; protein product: MRIQRFALHALIFLVGIFCTAPPLLAADTLTSTASGGVTLNEALNLAARNRSELKALDADLDVAAITLTNASLPPNPELGVEWDNLGGDLPTDDVRETTISLSQPIEIGGKPAARKIRSQAETLRLQHEQTAVWLEIAAEVRMAFLAVLGAREKLVLQHEAEQIVLELASITHERVAAGELAVTEEIRAEARKAGAMADTQRFERLLTEAELNLASVLLADEVTVDTTEHLPQEVAIPDKLTLLEGINTSPILTLARSETQRAAADLSLEQANSWANPAVSLAIRDIPDKDARAVAVGISIPLPLFQRNQTALAAANASAQKASANQDNTTRRLHMELIKAHTLLVAADREVRTLRSQVLSRSAEAAEAVREGFRYGKFRYSDVLEAFQNQVEIKARHLDALLELNRSAITLDRLLGKPSLSEFSPKKLSASDHRSTP